TTCAGCCTATTCGATATTTTGATACGGATactgtgatgtgatgttgttGCGGTCAACCACCCAACGATCCCGAGTCGGCCATAGTAGGGAGGCTTGTATTGGAATGATATTGACCCACGTCGCAGAACAATTGCATATCCCTTGATGTGattatacatacatacagcaACAGAGTAGGATAATTGATTACAACTCTCTCACATGCTGGCAAATTAACTTTGTATGCGTTGCTACGGTATAGTCTAGGTAGGTGGCTAGGGAAACCTTGAGCTGCATAAGGAGGCGCTGCATGATTATTCATAGATCATGAAGCCGtcaacatcaatcaattcgAATGGGAACTGAGTCAAGACTGTATCTTCTACCAAGATGACACGTTGTAGCTAGGCTTAGACGTTAACTGTCTTGTAGAGATACAGGCGATATGCGGAGAGCTGAGCATGGCTTTGATTAACAATCTTGTTCGCTCAAACCTATCATGGTAGTTGATTCTACAATCAATCTCCTTCCCACCTCCATCCAAGAGACTAGCAATGCACTTAAAAGAAACAGACAGACCTGACGCCTGGCTAGTGCATGCCGCTAGACACAAAGTCAAAGGGGCAGCCTTGAGTAGAGGCTGCAGGGAACGCACAAGATAAATCAGGTCAAGTCAAGCTTTGATCAAAGAAAGGTACAAATCTTGATATTCGTGTTGGAAGAACAGGAACaggcaatgcaatgcaacaAAAGAGGCGCTTGTGGCGGCCGCGGCTGGGTgatcgagcttcttctttgcaGCGTCGATCCGATGGCAGCTCAGACCCCGCGCCCGGAGAGGGATAGGATCACTAACGAGGTATTGCTTTTGTAGAGATGCAATACGCAATGACAATTGCCATTGGAAATGCATACAGTAGCGGTTCTAGGCGAGTGGGCAAAGGAAGGGATGGGAACACGGAGGTTGGGCCTGAGATGGTGGTATAGACCTAGGAATGAAGTCCAACGCAGACTCGCCCGGTGGCAAACTCACCTCACAGGAGAGCTTCAGGGCCATCAAATACCAATTGGCATCTACCTACGTACTAGATAGACAGTTGTACAAACTCTTATCCACCAGACGGATACCCGCCTAACACGATGGAACCAGGTGCAAGCAGCCATATGAATTAGGTTCAGTGCATATGTATGTCTCTAATCGCTTTGCTTTTTGATTCCTAATTGAAGATCAACGACaggcaaaagcaaagagatGCATGAAAAATCGAAAAGTCGGTAAGCTACCGGCACAGAGGGGACAAAAGAAAAGTTGACCGTATTGTGTGCTTCCTGTTCCGCTGTTTCAGACAGATTGGTTGGGTTTCCGTACGTACATTTTGCGGACCTGGGCTGGACTCACAATGCATTGACGAAACACACATCATGAAACGTGGATGGATAAGTAAGAGAGGATCCTCTCCCTTGGTTCGGTAGAACGCCGTATAAAATCTGAGTGTCGATGCACTTGCTTTGTCTTTATCTCCGTTTGAAAAGTAACCCTATCGGTCCAAGACCCAGATACCGATGTTCTGTACCCTGATATTCACTTCGTATTTCCTCTACTTCAAGTTGGCCGATGGTTTATCCATCATGAAACCAACGACCCTGAAAAGATATTCAATGCAAGTGCGAGAAAGGGGCATAGTCTGGTGGACATGGCTGCATGGATCGGTTTCGAAAGCAGGGGTCCTGATGGCTTCCACTGGAGCTTGTCACTACCACGTCCCTGGAACTTCAATTTCCCTCGAATATGAGCATCAAACGGTCTGATCTTTAACTTGTCAGCATGTTTTATGTGCAGAGTAGTATTTGGAAACCAGCCTGTGGGCTGACATTGACTACGCTTCCTTGTCGAATGTCACTGTTACTACTGCCTGTGCCAGCTTGTAGTCGAACCAAATATCACACTTAACTAGCCAGCCGTGAGCTCGTATCTCTTGCAACCATCACGAAACTGTCTGTACATAGCCTTGCTTGTTGTAGACGAGCTGACTCTGCCAGATGATCGCGCCACCTCGGGCTCCGTCTTTTCATTACAATGAGGCGATCACTTCCTTTGACAGTCAGCGAGGTATATCTTGAAACTCCAACTCCATCACTTTTACCTGTTTCAAGTTGTctgtttttcttttcttccccccccccccccccccgttattatttccttttgCGGCTATTTTACCAATTGTGGGTGAGCCTGGCACGCGCAGATCGATACAACATCTGACCTCTTAAGGCTGTTCTCATCAAGTTTCATGTTTGAGCCTTTTAACCAGCGGCAGTTTGACAAGTATCAGCCCTTGGTGCCTTGTTCCCCTGATCTGCCACGAGCAAGCGCGCCTGCAACTTATACTGGATCTTCAAATTGGACGCCATGAATGTAACATCTGCAGCCAAGCA
This Fusarium poae strain DAOMC 252244 chromosome 3, whole genome shotgun sequence DNA region includes the following protein-coding sequences:
- a CDS encoding hypothetical protein (TransMembrane:1 (o40-58i)), whose product is MRRSLPLTVSEVYLETPTPSLLPVSSCLFFFSSPPPPPRYYFLLRLFYQLLFSSSFMFEPFNQRQFDKYQPLVPCSPDLPRASAPATYTGSSNWTP